TTCATCCGTGGACCAATCGGTGAGCGGAGGCTCCGAACCATAGGAGTAGCCGAGATCGGTGACGAGGCCGGTGCGTTCGCGGGTCCAGCGGGCGAGTTCTTCCGGGGTGCGGGGTGGCGCGGCTTTCTTCGGGGCATCGACGCGGACGGAGGTCGGCTTGCCGGAGATGGGAGGCTCCGGCGATACGCGACGGGCGGAGGCCCATCCGATGGCTCCGGCGAGGAAAAAGATGACGAGGAGCCGCAGCATCGTGCCTGTCTTCATGATATGGGGATGAAGGTCAAGATCGCCGGAGGAGAGGGCTTTCGATGAGACGGGAAATGAAAAGGGATATTCGGAGAAGTTTGGGATGAGAGGGATGGGGGCCGGCCTTTTTACTGAAGCATCTCCTCAAGGCCTCTACCCCGGCCTCAGGCACGGATGCACAAGAAGGGCTCCCTCCAACGACGAGAAGGGAGCCCCGGGGGGCATGAGGGTGGGAGAAGCCCGGCGTCTCAAGCTTCATCTGCCATCCACATGATCTTTCTTCTGCAGCTCAGCGCTTGGCCGAAGGCTTCTTTGGCAGCGGGAAGGAGAACAACTCACGCCCAACTGCAGAGGTCTCGGCAGTGAAGTAGAGCTTGTTTTTGAAGATGGTAAGATCCTTGGGGGAAGAGCTTCCAGTGCCGGGCTCGATGTCGGTGACAAGGACGGTTCCTTCTTCCGTTCCATCGCTCCGCCACAGCTCCCCCCCGTGGATCCCATCGTTGGCGGCGAAGAATATCTCATTCCCGACTGCCAGCATCGCGCCTGGCCCGGAGCCAAAGCGCCCGTCCTCCTCGATCTCCTTAACCAGCGAAGTTCCTGCCGCAGTGCCATCCGTTCTCCAAAGCTCGGTCGCCACGTTCTGGGATGCATCTCTCAGCGGTCCACAGGGAAAGTAAAGCTGTCCCCCTGCGACCGCGTAGCGGCGGCTCCCGGCCATGAGATCAGTGGGAATCGCGAAGCCCGGAGGCAGGGTGGTAACATGCTCCAAGCCCGATCCGCTGTAACGATACAGGCGGAATTCCCCTTCCACCTTGGCAAAGAAGATGAGGGTGCCCTCCAAGTCCGTCGGCATCACGAGGCTCGTGGGAAGAATATCGACATAGGTCGTCCCCGCCGAAGTGCCATCGGATGTCCATACCGAGTGATGGGCGCCGGCCTTGGTGGTGAAGATCAGACGGCTTCCAACGCGCATGAGATTCAACGCCGCCTCTTCCGGCCTCAACGAGAGATCTTTCACCTCCCAGGTACCATCCGCCTGCCCATTGCTACGATAAAGCCTGCCGTCCGATGTCAACGAATAGAAGATGCCATCCAGTGAAGCGAAAGAGGAGCCTGCTCCAGCATCCAATTCCAAAGTTCCCTCCGGGGTTCCATCGGTCCGCCAAAGGGAAGAGGTGTCATCCCTTTGGACGCGGAAGTAGACCAAGCCATCGACCCGGAAGAGTGAATGGTAGCTACCGGGCGTTCCTCCGTCCTTCCTCAAGTCCATCAAGACCTTCGTCCCGCGGCCGGTACCATTGGTGATCAGGAGTTCCTGATCGGCGACATAGATCGCCCGGGAACCGAGCATCGTGGAACTGCACAAACTTTTGCCAGAGGCCGACCAATACTGGCGCGTGCCGGCAGCTGTGCCGCTACTCCTCCACAGCTCCGTCCGGATCTCCCCTTCGGAATCCAAAGTCTCGGATAGCAGGAATAACTGCTTTCCGTCCGTCATGATCGAACTTTCTTCCCGATCGTCGAAGAAGGAACCGGACCCCTCAGTCGGACGAGTGAGCTTGCGCATTGTTTTAGGAGTGCCTTCAGTCGACCAGAGAGAGGACATGGGCAATCCAGCCATGACAAAATAGAGGCGGTTTCCAAAGGAGCCGAGCAAAGTCTCATCACTGTATTGACCGGGCTCGTTCATGAATTTCACTACCACCGTTCCTTCAGGAGTACCATCGGTCCGCCATAGCCAGGATTTACCCCACGAAGCTTCCTGAAAATACAGCTGATCCCCGACAACCTGAAAACTGAGGCTGCCGCCGTTAGGCACGACGTTGAGCTTACTAAGGAACACCGTCCCTTGTTCGGTGCCGTCAGCTTTCCAGAGTTCGGAAATCCCGTGTGGTTTAGGATCCCGGAAATACACACTTCCCTTCCATGCAAAGAGCTCCCGGTCAACAGAGTAACCCGAAGCTTGGAGAGTTTTCAGTTTATGCGTTCCCTCCACGGTGCCATCGCTGACGATCAGATAGCGGGTATCGACGATGAAAAAGCGGCCGTCGAGAATTGCGGAGGAGTGGTATCCACTCTTTTCGCCATCTGAATCCATCAGTTTCACAGGCTCTGCCCCGGGTCTCCAAAGCCACAACCCTCCTTGTGATGAATATCCGCTGCTGGTCGAAATGAAGACCTTGTCGCCCACTGCGGTCACGTTCCAGATTAGATTCTGGTCCTCATTCAGGGAGTCAAGGGATCCAACCTTGACGGCCGGGGAGGATCCGTCCGATTTCCAAATCTGGTAATCGTCAGAAACGAAATAAGCATCATTCCCGATCGAGAATTGGAACCCTCCATAGATAGACCGTTCAACCGGGTGTTCTGGATTTCCGGCGGGAGGATCAATTCGAACGGGAGGAGATCCAGCACCGTCGATGGCGAAGAGGGCACCATACAATTCCAAAGAGGGTCCAAGGATATACAACTTTCCACCCGCGGCAAAAAGAGGCGACACGTGGGAATTCATGGGACCCGGGGAGAGATCAAGATGGAGACGGGTCCCCTCAGGAGTGCCGTCAGTTCTCCATAGTTCTTTCCCATGGATGCCATCGTCCGCGGTGAAATAGACAACTTCATTGAGGGTTAAAAAGCGCTCGATCTCCGAAGAGGCGGGGCCGGGATAAATGTCCTTCAAGAGACGGGTGCCCTTATCATCGCTGATCCACAGTTCATGCCCGGTCTTCTTGGAAAGGCTCGTGAAAATCACTCCTTTGGGAGTCGAAACCATCGTCATGAAGTGTGGCTCCGGAGGAAACAGCCCCGGACCGTTATGAATGTCCCGGACAAGACGGGCCTCGGGTTCAGCGAATAGGGCTTGGATTAGGGTAAGGAGGAGACTGCAGCGGAGGAGTTGCTGACGGAGGATCATGGATTTATTCTGAATTCTCTTTGTAATTACATGGAATTCACTTTGGATGTCATCATAATTTTCGTCTCCTCTTTCGCTAGGACACAAATGCCTAACAATCAGTCCACCAAACCGAGCGAGTTTTCCTTCCGAAGGGTTCCTGCCTTCGAGCATGGGGGTGGAAATCCGCACGGTACCCCAAGAGCCGCCGCTGAGTTGTTAGTATAACTCCGCCAAGGCAAGCTGCGAAGTGTGAAGAAGCAATGAACCAATCCGGGGAAATTCAGGCGCAGCTCTCCCGCACCCATGCCAAGTAAGCGGGGAGACCGGTGGTGAGGGGGAGGGCGATGATTTCCGGGACTTCGTAGGGGTGGAGCTCGCGAATGGCGGCTTCGAGTTCGGGGTAGCGGGTGGTCTTGATCAGGCTTAACACCTCCCCTGCCCGCTCGACCTTGCCTTCCCAGCGATAGATGGACTCGGCGCCGGGAAGGATGTTGACGCAGGCCGCCACTTGCCTTTCCACCAGAGCCGCGCCAATCTGTCGCGCCTGATCAAGATCGGGAAAGGTGCAGAGGACGACCATCACGTTTTCCATGCCCGATCCTGAACCTGAAAACCGGAACCCCGCAATTCTTTGAAACCCGGCTTCCTCGACAAACTGCTCGCCCGCATCGACCGGATCGATCCGGCGGAAGCCCGGCAGTTGCTGGACCGGCTAGTGCGGGAGAAGGGCTTCCTAGAGCAGGTTTTCGAGGCGCTGCACGAGGGGGTGATCGTCCTGGATGAGGACGGCGAGATCACCTTCATCAACGGTGCCGGCTGCCGTTTCTTCGGCGTGAAGGCGGAAGACGCGCCGGGAATGCGACTAGCGGCGATGATTCCGGGGCTGGACTGGGATTCGTTGGCAAAGCCGGGGATGTCGGTGTCGCGGGATCTGGAGGTCTTTTATCCGGAGAACCGCTTTCTGAATTTCTACCTCTCCCCGATCAAGCCGGAGGGGAGCGAAGCGATGGCGGTCGGCTGGGTGATGCTGGTGCGGGACCTGACGGTGACGCGGCAGGAGGCGGAGCAGACGCTGGAATCCGAGCGCCTCAACGCGCTCACGCTTCTCGCGGCCGGGGTGGCGCATGAGATCGGGAATCCGCTCAATTCGCTGGATATCCACCTGCAGTTGATGGCGCGGAAGCTGCGCAAGCTGCCGCCGGGTGACCGGGCTCCACTGGAGGAGCACCTGACGACGGCGCGCAATGAGATCAAGCGGCTGGATACGATCCTGAAGCAATTCTTGCAGGCGGTCCGGCCTTCCACGCCGAACCGGGAGCGCTGCGATCTGACGAAGGTGCTGCGCGATGCGCTGCGGCTGCTAGAGCCGGAGCTCGAGGCACGGGGGATCTCCGTGGAGTTGGATGTGGCCGAGCATTTTCCATCAATGGAGGCGGATGCGGGGCAATTCCAACAGGTCTTCTACAACCTGCTGCGGAATGCCTATCAGGCGATCGGCGGTGAACACGGATTGATCCGAATTTCGGCGAAGGCGAATGAATTTGAGGCGACGCTGAGCATCTCGGACAACGGCACCGGGATCTCCCCGGAACACATGGGCGCGCTTTTCGAGCCCTACCGGACCACGAAGCAATCCGGGAGCGGGCTAGGCCTGTTGATCGTGCGGCGGGTGGTGCGCGAGCACGGCGGAGAGATCGAGATCCAGAGCGAACCCGGTGCGGGGACGCGCATCCTGATTCACCTGCCGAGAGGTCCCAGACCGGTGCGGCTGCTGGAGTCGCATGACCGCGTCATCGACGTGGAGGCGAGCAGCCACTAACGAGAGATCCCCTTTTTCCCATGATGACCCCCACTCTCCTGATTGCCGATGATGAGAAGGCCACCCGCGATGGCTTGCGGGCGGCGCTGGAAGAGGAGTTCGAGGTTTTCACGGCTTCGAATGTGGCGGAGGCGCTCTCAGTGCTGAAGGCCGAGCAGATCGACCTGCTGCTGACCGACCTGCGGATGGGCGGGGACTCGGGGATGGATCTGCTGGAGAAGGCGATGGCCCTGCCCCATCCACCGGTATCGATCATGATGACCGCTTATGGCTCCGTGGATACCGCGGTGGAGGCGATGCGGCGGGGAGCATGGCATTTCGTCACGAAGCCGCTGAATCTCGACGAGGTGGAGATGCTGCTGAAGCGGGCGCTGCGCGGCCGAAAGCTGGAGGTAGAGAACCGCCAGCTCCGCGAGCAGATCTCGGATTCCTCCGGCTTGGAGCGGCTCGCCGGCAAATCGCCTGCGATCCAGAAGGTTAGCGATATCGTCCGTCAGGTGGCGCCGACGCGTGCGACCGTGCTGATCGAGGGTGAGTCCGGCACGGGCAAGGAGGTGGTGGCGCATGCGATCCATCGCTTGAGCGGACGCCCGCCGGAGAAGCTGGTGATCGTTCATTGCGCGGCGCTTTCCCCGCAGATCCTGGAAAGCGAGCTTTTCGGCCATGAGAAGGGCTCTTTCACGGGAGCGAACCAACGGCGCATCGGACGCTTCGAGCAGGCGGATGGCGGAACACTTTTCCTGGATGAGATCGGGGAAATCGATGCCTCGATCCAAGTGAAGCTGCTGCGCGCGCTGTCCGAACGCACGATCGAGCGGGTGGGCTCCAACACCCCGATCAAGGTGGACGTCCGGGTAGTGGCCGCGACTAACAAAAATCTGGGAGCGATGGTGGCGCGCGGGGATTTCCGCGAGGACCTGTTTTTCCGCCTCAATGTGGTGCGCATCCAGATGCCGCCGCTGCGGGATCGGGTGGAGGACATCGTGCTTCTGGCCGGAGTCTTCCTGAAGGAATTCGCCGAGGAGAACGGCCGCCCGATCAAACCGCTGAGCGACTTGGCGCTGCGCCACCTGCGATCCTACCCGTGGCCGGGGAATGTGCGCGAGCTGCGCACGGCGATCGAGCACGGGGTGGTGATGAGCAATGACCCGGTGATCGACCTCCACCACCTGCCCTCTTCGCTCCTTGGGGATGTGCCTGTTTTGGCAGCGCCGGTGACGGCTCCGACGGAAGGCAAAATCACCCTTGCCGCCCCACGGGAATTGAATTTGCATGCGCTCGAAACAAGCGCCATCCGCGCCGCCTTGGCTGAAGCCGGAGGCAACCGGACGCGGGCCGCCGAGATCCTCGGCATCAGCCGCCGCACCCTCCAGCGAAAGCTGAAGGAGGAGGAGGACTGAAGCCCGTCGGCGCGCCCGACAGACCTCTATGAGCAGCCCCACGACCTCGCATTTCGAAACGGCGGTAATGATCCGCAGGATCCTGTTCTTTCTGGTCCTGATCAGTTTCACCTTGCTCAACCTGATGCCGCTTTTCCGCGGCCTGTCCTCGCCCCAGGCGATGGAGCAAGCCCAGATCGCCCGCCAGATCGCCCGCGGCGAGGGCTTCACCACCAAGATGATCCGCCCGCTGGCCTACTATGAGGCCGAGAAGACGAATCAGGGTGCGCTTCCCTTCACAGGCTTCAAGGACACCTACCATGCTCCGCTGAACCCGCTGATTCTGGGAGCGGTGCTCAAGCTCGTGGGTGCGGACAAACCTGACGCCTGGCCAATGGCGAAGGATGAACTGGTTTTCCCGCTGGACCGGGTGATCGCGCTGATTTCCACGCTGTTTTTCCTGATGTCGATCGGGGTTTGCTACCTTCTGATCGGCAGGATTTTCGACGCGAAGATCGCCGGAGTGACGGCGGTGCTGATGATGCTATGTGACCTTTTCTGGAGTTTCTCGCAGAGCGGACTGCCCCAGATGCTGCTGCTGCTGCTTTTCTCCTGTGGCTTGTATTTCACTTACCGCGGGCTCGAGGCTCAGGAGGAAGGCCGTCCGGCCTTCGGTCCGGCGCTGCTGGGAGCCCTTTTCTTCGTGCTGATGGTGCTAACCCATTGGCTCACCGCGTGGATTTTCCTCGGCTACCTGATTTACGCCGCGGTGGCCTTCAAGCCGCGCGGAATCGTGGCGATCGTCGCCTTGGTCATGCTGGCGGTGGCGGTTTCCTTCCCGCTGATCCGCGCGAGCGGGATCGTCGGCCAGCCCTTCGGCACCGGTTTCTACGTCCTCTACAATGGCATCGGTGGCGGCACGGAGTCGCTGGTGATGCGGAACCATGACCTTGAGAGCGAGCCGCTCTCCCTCGACGGCCTGCTGGTGAAGATCCTCGGCACGACCTTGGTGCAGGCGTCCGACCTGCTGCCATTCCTCGGCGGTATCCTGGCGGCACCGGTTTTCTTCATCGCGCTGCTGCACCCCTTCAAGCGCTCGACCATCGCGAATTTCCGCTGGGGCATTCTGCTGATGTGGGTCTTCGCCGCACTCGGCATGGCTCTTTTCGGGATCGATCGTGAGGTGGCCATCCATCCAAACCAGATCCACATCCTCTTCGCGCCGGTGATGGCGGGCTACGGCTTGGCTTTCCTCTCCATCCTGTGGAGCCGCCTTGAGGTGGTGGCAAACGCGCCATTCCTGCGAAACGCGCACTTCATCGTGCTTATCGTGCTTTCCGCCGCACCCATGCTGCTGACGCTGCCGAACAAGGTGAACATCGGCATGCACATGAGCAAAGGCGGCGTGCCGCACTGGCCGCCCTACCGTCCTGACATTCTTCACAAGTTCCTGCCGGAATTGATCAAGGATCGCGGTGCCGCGGCGACCGCCGTAAAGGAAAAGGTCGTGGTTTCCGACCAACCTTGGGCAGTCGCGTGGTACGCCGATACGATCAGCTTGTGGATTCCGAAGACGAAGAAGGGCTTCGACAAATTGGAAGATCGCGGCGCCTCCCTTGGAACGCCTTTTGCAGGTTTCCTCGTCAGCCCAAGCTCCTCAGAGTCGGGAACCATGGGCGTGGTGCGCAGCCAGTTCAACGAGTTCAACTCCCTTATTTTCAACGGAATCGTTTCCGAAATGACCGCTCCGGCTGGATCGTATGACGGTACCAGCATCCTGCGCAGCGATCCAAAGCTGGCGGATATCTACAAGCGCTACAGCACCCCGACAGGGCTTTCGGGTGGAGAAATGGTGTTTTACGGCCCGGCCCAGCTCCAGAGTTCGAAGTAATGGCCCGCAAAAAGACAGCATCGGGCGCGGATCCCGCGGGTGAACCTTCCTTCGAGGAGGCCTTGCTGGAGCTCGAGAATATCGTGGCGGCGATGGAGGAAGAGCAGCTTCCTCTGGAAGAATTGGTGGCCCGCTACGAAAAGGGCTCGAAATTGCTCGCTCGCTGCGAGACGGTCCTCGCCTCCGCCCGGAAACGCCTCCAGACCATTTCCGCCAAAGCGGCCAACGCCGACGCAGATCTTCCAGACGACCCAGACGAATCTCCGGATGAAGACGACGAATCGGCCGGCTCAAGCCCCGGCACCCCGGACGAATACGACGACGATGACGACATCCGCCTCTTCTGAGCACTCCGCCCTCGGCCCGCTGCTTGCCGCCATTCATTCGCCCGAGGACGTCAAGGCTCTCCCGGAATCCGATCTCCCCAAGCTGGCGGAGGAAATCCGGCACTCATTGATCACCTGCCTTTCCCGCACGGGCGGTCACCTCGGCCCGAATCTCGGGGTCGTGGAATTGAGTGTCGCCCTGCACCGCGTTTTTTCCACGCCTCAGGATCGCTTCGTATTCGACGTCGCCCATCAGGGCTACGTTCATAAGATGCTGACCGGCCGGGCTGACCGGATCCACACCATGCGGACCTACAAGGGTCTGAACGGCTTCCTGCTGCGCAGCGAGTCCGAACACGATTCCTATGGTGCAGGCCACGCGGGTACTGCTCTTTCCGCCGCCCTCGGGATGGCTGCCGCGCGCGACCTGGCGAAGGAAGACAGCCACGTGGTGGCCGTCGCGGGCGATGCCGCCTTCACCTGCGGCCCGACGCTTGAGGCACTGAACAACATCGCCGAGACGACCAAGCGCTTCATCGTGGTGCTGAACGACAACGAATGGTCGATCGACAAGAATGTGGGGGCGATCGCCCGCTACTTCAATGCGCTGCAGACCCACTCCACCTACGCCAGCGTGCGGAATACCGCCGCGGAGTTCGTGGAGAAGGTGGCCGGCAAGGCAGTGCGGAAGCTCGCCCACAAGGTGGAGGAAGGCGCGAAGAACCTGCTTTTCCCGAACGTGCTCTTCGAGAAGTTCGGCCTGCGCTACTACGGCCCGATTGATGGGCACGACCTGCCGCTGCTGGTCCGCACTTTCGAGCACCTGAAGACGCTGCATGAACCGGTAGTCCTCCACATCATCACGGAGAAGGGCCGTGGCTATCAGCCGGCGCTCGACAATCCCGGCAAGTTCCACGGCCTCGGTGCCTACAAGATCGAGGATGGCTCGACCGACCTCTCCGCCACGCCGACCTGCTCCGATATCTTCGGCCGCACGGTGACGGACATGGCGAAGACGGATGAGAAGATGGTGGCCATCACCGCGGCGATGCCCGGCGGCACCAAGCTGGAGATCTTCAAGAAGGAACTGCCCGGCCGGTACTACGATGTGGGCATCGCGGAAGAACATGCGGCACTTTTCGCCTGCGGCATGGCAACAAAGGGCTTCAAGCCCTTCCTCGCGATCTACTCCACGTTCATGCAGCGTGCCTACGACATGATCGTCCATGACATGGCGCTGCAAAACCTGCCCGTGCGCCTGTGCATGGACCGCGGAGGCCTGTCCGGCGATGACGGCCCGACACACCACGGACTTTTCGACATCGGCTACCTGCGCCCGGTTCCGGGAATCGTCCACATGCAACCGGCGAACGAAGCCGAATTCGTGGCGATGCTCAAGTGGATGGCCAACTATGAGGCGGGCCCTTCCGCGATCCGCTATCCGCGCGGCCCGATCAATGGCAGTCCGCTCGACGCGCCCGTCCCGCCGATCGAACTCGGCAAGGCGGTGGTCGTTTCAGAAGGCGTGGACGTCGCCCTCATCGGCCTCGGCACGCTGTTCGGCATGGCAGAGAAGACCAAGGAACTACTGGAAGCACGCGGTCTCTCCGTCGCACTGGTCAATCCTCGCTTCATCAAGCCTCTGGACAATGCCGTCTTCGAGCGCATGGCCAAGCAGTGCAAGGTGGTCTGCACCTTCGAAGACCATGTCCTTCACAACGGATTCGGCTGCGGCGTGATCGAACTGCTGAGCGATGCAGGAATCACCACACCGGTCGAGCGTATCGGCTGGCCGGATGAGTTCGTGGAGCACGGCAAACCGGACATCCTGATGAAGCTTCACGGCCTCACCGCGGAAGCCGCGGTGGAGAAGGTGATGAAGCATTTCTGACAGCGTCCGTTTCCGCCACGATTCGTTCACGAGCCATGGCAGAATTCATCGACAAGGTCGCCATCGATTGGATCGAAGTCCGCGCCGGACGCATTCGCGTCCGGAAGGGCCATCCGACCTCCGCGCAAATCAAACAACTGCGCGCGATCTTCGAGGCGGATCCCCTGCCGGTGGCTAGTTCCTTTTGGATCACGAGGGACCGTCGGATCCACTTCAAGCCGAGCTTCCCCTCGTCTCTCAGGCCGGCGGTGCGCTCGGTGATGATTCCCTGAGGAGCCGGAGCCGCTTGCGTTCGCGGGCGGCGCGTCGTTTCAGCAAGCGACGCCGGGATCGCCATATCCCGTGAATGGCGGTCGCCAAGTAAACAACGATGCTCGCCGGGAGGCCGACGCCGAGCGTAAGGAGCAGGCGGAGCTTCCAGATGAGGGATCGCGCGGATGTCCTGTTGTAGATCTCTCCGGATACCGGGCCTTGGGAGGGCGAACACATCTCCCGGATCCTATAGCCCGGGAGATGTGGTTCAGAAAGCCGCAATCAGACCGCTTACTTCCTACCTTCGGTCACGCCGGGCCAAGTATCCGTACGGAACGGAATTGCCGGCAGACCTTCGGCATTGAAGAGCGTTGCATCGGGGTTTTCGGTCCACGCATAGCGAACCGCAGCCGGAGCGGGAACCTGTGGTGAGGAGACGACAACGGTGCCGCCATCGATCTTCGCATCCGCCCAGACGAACTTTTTATCTGCTCCGGCAATCGAGAAGCCTTTCAGCCCCCCTCCTTTCACAACGAGTCCCCCACCCGCGTAGTCAAAGCTCAGGCGGATCGTGCCTCCTTCGGTCTTTGCCTCCCGGAATTCCGGACCGGACGGGACGACCTTCTGGCCATAGGTCTTGGCCAAGGCCTGCAAGGCGAGGCGCTTGCCCACATCTTGCTTGTTGCGCGGGTGGATATCATTCGCTTCGCCGATATCGATGGCCACGGCCAAACCGCTGTTAGGCAGCTTCTTCGCGGTCATGGCCTGGGCTTCACGCAGCTCCGCCCACTCGCTTTCGCCGGGCTCCGGCTTGGCCTGCATGAAATTGGCAAGCTGAACGATATAGAAGGGAAACTCGCCTTGCCCGAAGCGCTGGCGCCAATCGCCGATCATGGTCGGCAGCAGCTTGCGATACTGCGCCGCGCGGCCCGCATTGCTTTCACCCTGATACCAGATGGCACCCTTGATGCCGTAGGGCAAGAGCGGGGCAATCATGGCATTGTAGAGGACCGTAGGGACGTTTGGATTGTCCCCCATGCGTCGCGGGAAGGCCGAGGTCTTGGTGAGATCCGAGCCGACCTTGTAGTGCCACGGGCCAGCAAGCGGGATCGGATTCAGTCCCTTGCTTTCAAGCTTCACGGTTTCGGCCGTTCCGGTCAGGCCGCCCTTGCCACTAGCATCCATCACACGAACCGCGATCACGTTCTTTCCTTCCTTGAGAAGTCCTGTAGGCACCGTGTATTCGCGCGGGGTGGCAAAACCGGCGGTCTCCCCGATCTTCTGGCCATTCACCCACGCCGCGTCCTCGTCATCGATCGGGCCCAGGCTCAGCACCGCCTCCTTCCCGGCGAAGTCTGCGGGAAGATCCACGCTGCGGCGCAGCCAGACGGAACCATCGAGGGCGGTCACATCGGGAATATTGGAGGCCGTCCACTCCTGCGGCTGGTTCATCGTGGACCAGCCGGAATCGTCGAAGTCCGTTGCGGCCCATGGGAAAGAACCACCCTTGCTACCTTCATCATTGGCAGCATACCAGGCAATCTGCGGGTCCGGCTCGGGGGTCTTCGTGCGACGCTCGAGATCAGCCATCGCCTGATTGAAATCATTCATCGGCGTCAGCGCTTCCTTGCTGGTCCATGCCTCGGCGATGGTGCCACCCCACGAAGTGTGGATGAGGCCGATCGGGACCTTCAGGTCCTCATTCAGCTTGCGGCCGAAATAGAAGCCTACGGCGGTGAAGCGTGAGACCGTCTCCGGGCTGGCTACTTTCCATCCGTCGGTAGCAACAGTCTTCTGCGGCTCCGCGGCGGTGACGTGCGGGATCTCAATGTGGCGGATCTGCGGGAAATTGGCAGCGGCGATTTCGGCTTGGGCGTTATTGGTGTCGTTGACGCGCCACTCCATGTTGGATTGGCCGGAGCAGATCCACACATCCCCCACCAAAACGTTGTTCAGCGTGACGTTTTCCGGGCCGGAAACAGTGAGCGTGTGGGGGCCTCCAGCCGGAAGAGGTGGCAGCAGGACGCTCCATTTCCCGTCGGCACCGGCGCTGCTGGTCGCGGATTGTCCCGCGATGCTCACCGTGACCTGATCTCCTGGCTTCGACCAGCCCCAGACGGCATCCTTCTGGTCCCGCTGGAGGACCATGTTGTCGGTAAAGACCGGTGAGAGGAAAGGCTCGGCTCCTGAGGCAAGCGAAACGGTCAGAA
This portion of the Luteolibacter luteus genome encodes:
- the dxs gene encoding 1-deoxy-D-xylulose-5-phosphate synthase; translated protein: MTTSASSEHSALGPLLAAIHSPEDVKALPESDLPKLAEEIRHSLITCLSRTGGHLGPNLGVVELSVALHRVFSTPQDRFVFDVAHQGYVHKMLTGRADRIHTMRTYKGLNGFLLRSESEHDSYGAGHAGTALSAALGMAAARDLAKEDSHVVAVAGDAAFTCGPTLEALNNIAETTKRFIVVLNDNEWSIDKNVGAIARYFNALQTHSTYASVRNTAAEFVEKVAGKAVRKLAHKVEEGAKNLLFPNVLFEKFGLRYYGPIDGHDLPLLVRTFEHLKTLHEPVVLHIITEKGRGYQPALDNPGKFHGLGAYKIEDGSTDLSATPTCSDIFGRTVTDMAKTDEKMVAITAAMPGGTKLEIFKKELPGRYYDVGIAEEHAALFACGMATKGFKPFLAIYSTFMQRAYDMIVHDMALQNLPVRLCMDRGGLSGDDGPTHHGLFDIGYLRPVPGIVHMQPANEAEFVAMLKWMANYEAGPSAIRYPRGPINGSPLDAPVPPIELGKAVVVSEGVDVALIGLGTLFGMAEKTKELLEARGLSVALVNPRFIKPLDNAVFERMAKQCKVVCTFEDHVLHNGFGCGVIELLSDAGITTPVERIGWPDEFVEHGKPDILMKLHGLTAEAAVEKVMKHF
- a CDS encoding sialate O-acetylesterase; amino-acid sequence: MKLAATALVLTVSLASGAEPFLSPVFTDNMVLQRDQKDAVWGWSKPGDQVTVSIAGQSATSSAGADGKWSVLLPPLPAGGPHTLTVSGPENVTLNNVLVGDVWICSGQSNMEWRVNDTNNAQAEIAAANFPQIRHIEIPHVTAAEPQKTVATDGWKVASPETVSRFTAVGFYFGRKLNEDLKVPIGLIHTSWGGTIAEAWTSKEALTPMNDFNQAMADLERRTKTPEPDPQIAWYAANDEGSKGGSFPWAATDFDDSGWSTMNQPQEWTASNIPDVTALDGSVWLRRSVDLPADFAGKEAVLSLGPIDDEDAAWVNGQKIGETAGFATPREYTVPTGLLKEGKNVIAVRVMDASGKGGLTGTAETVKLESKGLNPIPLAGPWHYKVGSDLTKTSAFPRRMGDNPNVPTVLYNAMIAPLLPYGIKGAIWYQGESNAGRAAQYRKLLPTMIGDWRQRFGQGEFPFYIVQLANFMQAKPEPGESEWAELREAQAMTAKKLPNSGLAVAIDIGEANDIHPRNKQDVGKRLALQALAKTYGQKVVPSGPEFREAKTEGGTIRLSFDYAGGGLVVKGGGLKGFSIAGADKKFVWADAKIDGGTVVVSSPQVPAPAAVRYAWTENPDATLFNAEGLPAIPFRTDTWPGVTEGRK